From the genome of Spinacia oleracea cultivar Varoflay chromosome 2, BTI_SOV_V1, whole genome shotgun sequence, one region includes:
- the LOC110776118 gene encoding uncharacterized protein, which yields MVCFCFLVDQKRQVRKSKPAAGTCSRCGGGASVADMKTATRFCHVPFYWKSWRAIMCTFCGSILKSYH from the coding sequence ATGGTGTGTTTTTGCTTCCTAGTAGATCAAAAGCGTCAAGTAAGGAAATCAAAACCAGCTGCGGGGACGTGTTCACGGTGCGGTGGCGGTGCTAGCGTTGCCGATATGAAGACAGCCACTAGGTTTTGTCATGTCCCCTTTTACTGGAAGTCTTGGAGAGCTATTATGTGTACCTTTTGTGGATCAATCCTCAAGTCTTACCATTga